ggggatttaaatcttctcggggcagaggtgtagggttggagccggttagctttatttgacgttcataagcgcattgtaattatgcctactggaataaactatctttttatctttatcttatcttaattctGGCTGGAAGTTTTGCTCGGAGAGTTTATAAATAACTATACTTAGCTAACTGATAATGCTCGATGGAAATATTTCAGATTCGCCAATCCTCGTGTACGTGCACGGCGGCTACTGGCAGGAGTTGAACCGCGAGATCTCGCGCTACCCGGCTGGCCCGCTGTACCGGGCACGTGTCAAGACCGTGGTGGTGGGCTACGACTTGTGTCCATCCGCCACCTTGCCGGAGATCGTTCAGCAGATACAGATTGCCGCCAGATTCGTGTTCGAGTACGCTGACAAAATGGGATCGAGGTACGGCGTCTCTTGTTAAcatctaaattatttttaaagtaactgctCTCATGTTTTGCCGTTAGGcagataatataattatggaGCTGGTAAGCAACAGTAAAGTTATATGATGAAATTAATGATAGGTAATTTGATTTCTGATGATAAGTACTTAgtttaggtacgagtatattttttattcattccTAGATTTTTATACTTAGTTACATTAGTATTTTAATATGATATTTTAATCATACATATTTATAGATGAGAATGTAAAGAATGACGAAATAATCATGCTCCGCCATCAATTGTTTCGATTGCATCACTCTAACGACTCTAACTAGTGATAACTAATACTATCTACTCGTATACATTTGTGCCAATGTTGATATTTTTACctaataaataagaataagaataagaataatatttatttgaaagaaaaaaccttattaataatacataatgtccagtggcccccacactaggctatgcctgtcacgtggtgGCCGGAATTGAAATTAGTAAAGTGAAGGTTAAGTAAAGAATTAATGACTAATCTAATAGAATAGAGGTAATGAATGTAATAGTTAGAGAAATTAAGCAATTAAaagaaaaggaaagaaaaaattGTGGGTGGATGCGTGCGTGCGTGCATGTGTgagtgagtgtgtgtgtgtatgtgtgcgtgtgcgtgtaAGGCTACAAAGATTGTTAGCATGTAAGTTAGGTGATGACCTTCAACAGCATCTCAGTTTGATTGTAGTTAAGACTTTTAACCAGTtcttaattacgaattttgcttCAAGAGGGACTTTTCAGATATATTGCAGGACTTTATAGATCAatttaacataatataatattgagcAGTTTTTTTTGCAACGTATTCAATATATATGTAAATGCAAATTACGTGAAACAGCTTAAGAAGTATCCGAAATAcaatgtacgagtaggtacttacttattataTGTTTATATTTTCTACACAACTCGCTGCTATCTTATTACCTGAAGTTACCGAAAGAGGGACTTTACAAATGGGACTACATGAgcacttttattttttgtacttttaaaGAAAGAAACTGCTGCAAGATGATCTCTTgttcagtcagcatcaatagtagcggatgaaacaacgcgccaaaagtatctgccaccttCCGAATAGAGATACCGTGGATATATCTAAATCTCTACAACAGTTCGCGATCTTAAGTATGTGCtacagtctaattgttctaaATAATAGACATACCCGTTGTGTTAAGTCATTATAGAATGGTATTGgtatacttttgacgcgtagtctgatctaatctgataatattttatttatttcgacagAGGCGTATACTTCGCTGGCCATTCAGCCGGCGCCCATTTGGTGGCAAAGCTCCTGTCAGACGCCGACTTCCTGGACAACACGCCCGGCTCCAACCACCTGCAGGGCGCCTTCCTGATCTCCGGCATCTACGACCTCCGCGAACTAGTCCTCACCTCCGTCAATGACGCCGTCCAACTTCCCACCGAGTGGGCTGTCCCGCTCTCCCCACAGTTCGACTGCTACACGCACCTGCAAGCTAGAAGAGTACGACTATACATCTTGGCTGGACAAAACGATAGCCCAGTATTCAAAAAACAGTCGAGAGAATTCTATGAACTTCTGCTAAACACTTGCCTGACCGCTAACATGTACCTCGAAATTAAGGATGAGGTGGACCACTTCGATATAGTAGAATGTTTCGCAAATGACGACAATTATCTCAAAAACCTACTGGTACATGACATAAGAAAGCATTTGTGATGATCTATCAATGTTAATTATATAAATcataatatacttatatttgGCTTGGAATTCTTGGTAAGTTGTGTGCCTAATAAGTagataaaaattttttttcgtgaAAGCTTTTAAGAAAAAGTCACAAGCGATCATATTTGTCTAGCGtgttgattaaaataaatattgtgttcAAATGGCATTTCAAgagcaaatatttttatacatttaagtATAATCTAACTAGGTACTAGTGGGTACGAAGAAGACTGTTAATTAACGTAGTTTAATTAAGATTTAAGACTTGTGTGTAGTCAATAAATGTAATATTGCGTAAGCATTTACACTCAAGAGCAATTAAAACATGTAAGATAAACCCTGGAGCAAGAGAAACGCTTGTAGGGGAtccttattttcttttttattaccaGTCTTGACTCGACCAAAATAAACTGTTTCTCTTACGTCAAATGACTTTATGGAAATTCTATCTAATTTGTCAATTTTATTGCTCAAGGcggtaaattaattattttaatgtattctGTTGATATTTCTGTATAATTGGATTAATTGATACCTACGACAATAAATAAGAACATTGGTacactaaaaaaaaatcattggtttaaaatattattttaaaacacattTGGCGTTTAATTGATCATATGCTTCGGTGTATACGCGGTGTATAAGGACAACCTAATAGCCACATACAAACTTAAAACGAGGTGATGCTGCAAGGAATTTGTTTAAGGAATATAACGTAGCTTAATACTATAAGAGTGAATCCATTctcttacctatatatttgttATGGTTTGTTATGCAAGTCGAAATATGTCGAATATGAATACACAGTATATAATGTCATATTTCTTGAATCCTAAGGGCCAATCCCGCCAAGCAGAAATCTTCGGTTCACGAAACGGCGTATGTGCTGAAACTTCCACTTAAAGGTGTAAGTAGATCTCTTGTTACATCTCAGTTGTAAAAGCGACTCTCTTTTAATTTAACTCTTTATAATTGTAAAACAGATTTTGATCActccttatttattttattattttacataatttattacTTTACTTAAAAAGCCatcaattaaaaagaaaaatatcaaagaatattttaactgtctaaATGGTCGCCTCTATAATGCCTCTATAAGGCGACTACCTATGATTAGTGACACTGTAACGGAAAGTAAAGACACTCT
This genomic window from Cydia amplana chromosome Z, ilCydAmpl1.1, whole genome shotgun sequence contains:
- the LOC134661113 gene encoding kynurenine formamidase; translated protein: MSVIIDPSDLEREYSPSRWSTRFATSQEVLQNHVQLVTAASEEATNNIPHKLEIEYGITLNQKLDIFGTDLPNDSPILVYVHGGYWQELNREISRYPAGPLYRARVKTVVVGYDLCPSATLPEIVQQIQIAARFVFEYADKMGSRGVYFAGHSAGAHLVAKLLSDADFLDNTPGSNHLQGAFLISGIYDLRELVLTSVNDAVQLPTEWAVPLSPQFDCYTHLQARRVRLYILAGQNDSPVFKKQSREFYELLLNTCLTANMYLEIKDEVDHFDIVECFANDDNYLKNLLVHDIRKHL